One window of the Esox lucius isolate fEsoLuc1 chromosome 8, fEsoLuc1.pri, whole genome shotgun sequence genome contains the following:
- the tie1 gene encoding tyrosine-protein kinase receptor Tie-1 isoform X4, giving the protein MDIFYLLCLIPVSGAVTDLTMIGNAEASSPQLFSISCLSGERDESEVDLDIKKDNSILILPSQSGYSVKRPKPKEVVANGFVKVLDQTGIFYCHASQKTNPPRQLDKVTLINNFAKSMFVPAHLTVTANKGDTVHLAMQVLSSQRRDVTWKYNGNYLYMTHSGDVFNSTAVLTLEDVASANEGIYSASFVGDSPINGAWMRLIVRGCGSKKWGVDCDKDCPECLNGGVCHHRDGDCICPPGFMGTRCETACREGMFGRNCQESCCSEMSCRGLRFCLADPYGCSCASGWSGNHCSSTCHRDTFGPDCRLSCQCKNGGVCNRFSGCQCPTGWRGQRCEKSDRAPQILDMASSLEWNLNSSPKILCSATGNPLPSHTSIELRKLDSTVLKATRTTMDSNKSTAQFEIPRLTAEHAGLWECRVSTNGGQDSRKFNLTVKEPPCPITPPKLLEKRSKQLVVMPVESYKGDGPIDSTKLLYKPMNSGDSWSSIIVYSREPITLMNLKPSTRYHVRVQLTRPGEGGEGTLGPEAIMETDCPGPSSPRNVQALTLTVSAVQVRWQTPEDPNGGIVKYIIEYQSVGQGSPHPWVDTDDGNKTAKDVTALNSSTVYKFRVRGFSKVPGEWSPFVQARTLGDGPQDFTPTTLGVGGRPAGDGYQLLVAVVGSVTVTCVTILLALLALFCIRKTMLKRKRTFTYQSGSGEETILQFNSGTLTLTRRPKPATEPLTYPILEWEDIKFEDVIGEGNFGQVIKAMIKKDGSKISAAIKMLKGKFASENDHRDFAGELGVLCKLGQHPNIINLIGACENRGYLYIAIEYAPYGNLLDFLRKSRVLETDPAFAKEHGTASTLTSQQLLQFAVDVATGMHYLSDKQFIHRDLAARNVLVGDNLVAKIADFGLSRGEEVYVKKTMGRLPVRWMAIESLNYSVYTTKSDVWSFGVLLWEIVSLGGTPYCGMTCAELYEKLPQGYRMEQPRNCDDEVYELMRQCWRDRPYERPPFSQISVQLNRMQEARKAYVNMALFENFTYAGIDATAEEA; this is encoded by the exons GTGCCGTGACAGACCTCACCATGATCGGCAATGCTGAGGCCTCCAGCCCTCAGCTCTTCTCTATCTCCTGCCTAAGTGGGGAGCGGGACGAGTCAGAGGTCGACCTGGACATCAAGAAGGACAACAGCATTCTAATCCTCCCTTCCCAGTCAGGCTACAGTGTCAAAAGGCCCAAACCCAAGGAGGTGGTGGCCAATGGGTTTGTGAAGGTGTTGGACCAAACAGGGATCTTCTACTGCCATGCTTCCCAGAAAACCAATCCACCTCGACAACTGGACAAAGTAACGCTAATCAACAACTTTGCCAAAA GTATGTTTGTCCCAGCCCACCTGACTGTGACTGCTAACAAAGGCGACACTGTTCACCTGGCCATGCAAGTCCTGAGCTCTCAGAGAAGAGATGTCACCTGGAAATACAATG GTAACTATTTGTACATGACCCACTCGGGTGATGTGTTCAACAGTACAGCGGTTCTGACTCTGGAGGACGTGGCTAGTGCCAACGAGGGAATATACAGCGCCAGTTTCGTGGGGGACAGTCCCATCAATGGAGCCTGGATGAGGTTGATCGTCAGAG GCTGTGGCAGTAAGAAGTGGGGTGTCGACTGTGACAAGGACTGCCCGGAGTGTCTTAATGGAGGGGTGTGTCACCACCGGGACGGGGACTGCATCTGTCCCCCGGGGTTCATGGGAACTCGCTGCGAGACAG CCTGCAGAGAGGGAATGTTTGGCCGTAACTGCCAGGAGTCGTGCTGCTCAGAGATGAGCTGTAGGGGCCTGAGGTTCTGCCTGGCTGACCCATACGGATGCTCCTGTGCTAGTGGCTGGTCCGGAAACCACTGCAGCAGCA CCTGTCACAGGGACACGTTTGGGCCCGACTGCAGGCTCAGCTGTCAGTGTAAGAACGGTGGAGTGTGTAACCGCTTCAGCGGGTGTCAGTGTCCCACGGGCTGGAGAGGACAACGCTGCGAAAAGTCAG ATCGTGCCCCCCAGATCTTGGACATGGCCAGTAGTCTGGAGTGGAACCTCAACTCGAGCCCCAAGATCCTCTGCTCCGCCACAGGCAACCCGTTGCCGAGCCACACCAGCATCGAGCTACGCAAACTGGACAGCACCGTGCTCAAG GCCACTCGAACCACCATGGACTCCAATAAGAGTACAGCCCAGTTTGAGATCCCCCGTCTGACCGCTGAGCATGCTGGGTTATGGGAGTGCAGGGTATCTACCAACGGGGGACAAGACTCCCGCAAATTCAACCTCACTGTCAAAG AGCCACCATGCCCCATAACCCCTCCCAAGCTGCTGGAGAAGAGGAGCAAGCAGCTGGTGGTCATGCCTGTGGAGTCCTATAAAGGAGACGGACCCATTGACTCCACCAAGCTTCTTTACAAACCCATGAACAGCGGAGACTCCTGGTCCTCCATCATAG TGTACAGCAGAGAACCTATAACTCTGATGAATTTGAAGCCTTCTACACGCTACCACGTCCGTGTCCAGCTCACTCGTCCCGgcgagggaggggaggggactcTGGGACCCGAGGCCATCATGGAGACTGACTGTCCAG GGCCGTCCTCCCCACGGAACGTCCAGGCCCTCACCCTGACGGTGTCGGCGGTGCAGGTCAGGTGGCAGACCCCCGAGGACCCAAACGGGGGCATTGTGAAGTACATCATAGAGTACCAGTCTGTGGGCCAGGGCAGCCCGCACCCCTGGGTCGACACGGATGACGGAAACAAGACAGCCAAAGATGTCACAGCGCTTAACAGCAGCACTGTCTACAAGTTCAGAGTACGGGGCTTCTCTAAGGTACCGGGAGAGTGGAGCCCGTTTGTCCAGGCCAGGACCCTGGGAGATG GTCCCCAGGACTTCACCCCGACCACCCTGGGCGTGGGTGGGCGTCCGGCCGGTGACGGGTACCAGCTGCTAGTGGCCGTGGTGGGGTCTGTCACGGTCACCTGCGTCACCATCCTGCTGGCCCTGTTGGCACTCTTCTGCATCCGCAAAACCATGCTGAAACGCAAACGGACCTTCACCTACCAGTCTGGAtcg GGGGAGGAGACCATCCTCCAGTTTAACTCGGGGACCCTGACCTTGACGAGGAGGCCGAAGCCAGCCACGGAGCCTCTCACGTACCCCATCCTGGAGTGGGAGGACATCAAGTTCGAGGATGTCATCGGAGAGGGCAACTTTGGCCAGGTCATTAAGGCCATGATCAAGAAGGACGGGTCCAAGATTAGCGCCGCTATCAAGATGCTGAAAGGTA AGTTTGCCTCGGAGAACGACCACCGGGACTTTGCCGGAGAGCTGGGAGTTTTGTGTAAACTGGGCCAGCATCCCAATATCATCAACCTCATAGGAGCCTGTGAGAACCGGG GCTACCTCTACATTGCCATAGAGTATGCCCCTTACGGAAACCTACTGGACTTCCTGCGAAAGAGCCGTGTCCTAGAGACCGACCCGGCGTTTGCCAAGGAGCATGGCACAGCATCCACCCTGACATCGCAACAACTGTTGCAGTTTGCCGTCGACGTGGCAACCGGCATGCATTACCTTAGTGACAAACAG TTCATCCACAGAGACCTGGCAGCCAGGAACGTCTTAGTGGGAGACAACCTGGTGGCCAAGATAGCGGACTTCGGTCTGTCCCGAGGAGAGGAGGTCTACGTCAAAAAGACCATG GGGAGGCTGCCAGTTCGCTGGATGGCAATAGAGTCCCTGAACTACAGTGTGTACACCACCAAGAGTGACGT ATGGTCTTTCGGTGTACTTCTCTGGGAGATAGTAAGTTTAG gTGGTACTCCCTACTGTGGGATGACCTGTGCTGAGCTCTATGAGAAACTCCCTCAGGGCTACCGGATGGAGCAGCCCAGAAACTGTGATGATGAAGT atATGAGTTGATGAGGCAGTGTTGGAGAGACCGGCCGTATGAGAGACCTCCTTTCTCTCAGATCTCTGTACAGCTCAACAGGATGCAGGAGGCGAGGAAG GCCTACGTGAACATGGCACTCTTTGAGAACTTCACCTACGCTGGGATAGATGCCACGGCCGAGGAGGCCTGA
- the tie1 gene encoding tyrosine-protein kinase receptor Tie-1 isoform X2, with translation MDIFYLLCLIPVSGAVTDLTMIGNAEASSPQLFSISCLSGERDESEVDLDIKKDNSILILPSQSGYSVKRPKPKEVVANGFVKVLDQTGIFYCHASQKTNPPRQLDKVTLINNFAKSMFVPAHLTVTANKGDTVHLAMQVLSSQRRDVTWKYNGNYLYMTHSGDVFNSTAVLTLEDVASANEGIYSASFVGDSPINGAWMRLIVRGCGSKKWGVDCDKDCPECLNGGVCHHRDGDCICPPGFMGTRCETACREGMFGRNCQESCCSEMSCRGLRFCLADPYGCSCASGWSGNHCSSTCHRDTFGPDCRLSCQCKNGGVCNRFSGCQCPTGWRGQRCEKSDRAPQILDMASSLEWNLNSSPKILCSATGNPLPSHTSIELRKLDSTVLKATRTTMDSNKSTAQFEIPRLTAEHAGLWECRVSTNGGQDSRKFNLTVKEPPCPITPPKLLEKRSKQLVVMPVESYKGDGPIDSTKLLYKPMNSGDSWSSIIVYSREPITLMNLKPSTRYHVRVQLTRPGEGGEGTLGPEAIMETDCPEPTLRPEIDFSSLEGRNATVRWLLPSNAGGAVGMASGFLVQLFEPSPSGEKPKEKTTLLNVLSTTFHNLQYHKDYTVVVQLLNCGSQGPPSKPYHFHINSQGPSSPRNVQALTLTVSAVQVRWQTPEDPNGGIVKYIIEYQSVGQGSPHPWVDTDDGNKTAKDVTALNSSTVYKFRVRGFSKVPGEWSPFVQARTLGDGPQDFTPTTLGVGGRPAGDGYQLLVAVVGSVTVTCVTILLALLALFCIRKTMLKRKRTFTYQSGSGEETILQFNSGTLTLTRRPKPATEPLTYPILEWEDIKFEDVIGEGNFGQVIKAMIKKDGSKISAAIKMLKEFASENDHRDFAGELGVLCKLGQHPNIINLIGACENRGYLYIAIEYAPYGNLLDFLRKSRVLETDPAFAKEHGTASTLTSQQLLQFAVDVATGMHYLSDKQFIHRDLAARNVLVGDNLVAKIADFGLSRGEEVYVKKTMGRLPVRWMAIESLNYSVYTTKSDVWSFGVLLWEIVSLGGTPYCGMTCAELYEKLPQGYRMEQPRNCDDEVYELMRQCWRDRPYERPPFSQISVQLNRMQEARKAYVNMALFENFTYAGIDATAEEA, from the exons GTGCCGTGACAGACCTCACCATGATCGGCAATGCTGAGGCCTCCAGCCCTCAGCTCTTCTCTATCTCCTGCCTAAGTGGGGAGCGGGACGAGTCAGAGGTCGACCTGGACATCAAGAAGGACAACAGCATTCTAATCCTCCCTTCCCAGTCAGGCTACAGTGTCAAAAGGCCCAAACCCAAGGAGGTGGTGGCCAATGGGTTTGTGAAGGTGTTGGACCAAACAGGGATCTTCTACTGCCATGCTTCCCAGAAAACCAATCCACCTCGACAACTGGACAAAGTAACGCTAATCAACAACTTTGCCAAAA GTATGTTTGTCCCAGCCCACCTGACTGTGACTGCTAACAAAGGCGACACTGTTCACCTGGCCATGCAAGTCCTGAGCTCTCAGAGAAGAGATGTCACCTGGAAATACAATG GTAACTATTTGTACATGACCCACTCGGGTGATGTGTTCAACAGTACAGCGGTTCTGACTCTGGAGGACGTGGCTAGTGCCAACGAGGGAATATACAGCGCCAGTTTCGTGGGGGACAGTCCCATCAATGGAGCCTGGATGAGGTTGATCGTCAGAG GCTGTGGCAGTAAGAAGTGGGGTGTCGACTGTGACAAGGACTGCCCGGAGTGTCTTAATGGAGGGGTGTGTCACCACCGGGACGGGGACTGCATCTGTCCCCCGGGGTTCATGGGAACTCGCTGCGAGACAG CCTGCAGAGAGGGAATGTTTGGCCGTAACTGCCAGGAGTCGTGCTGCTCAGAGATGAGCTGTAGGGGCCTGAGGTTCTGCCTGGCTGACCCATACGGATGCTCCTGTGCTAGTGGCTGGTCCGGAAACCACTGCAGCAGCA CCTGTCACAGGGACACGTTTGGGCCCGACTGCAGGCTCAGCTGTCAGTGTAAGAACGGTGGAGTGTGTAACCGCTTCAGCGGGTGTCAGTGTCCCACGGGCTGGAGAGGACAACGCTGCGAAAAGTCAG ATCGTGCCCCCCAGATCTTGGACATGGCCAGTAGTCTGGAGTGGAACCTCAACTCGAGCCCCAAGATCCTCTGCTCCGCCACAGGCAACCCGTTGCCGAGCCACACCAGCATCGAGCTACGCAAACTGGACAGCACCGTGCTCAAG GCCACTCGAACCACCATGGACTCCAATAAGAGTACAGCCCAGTTTGAGATCCCCCGTCTGACCGCTGAGCATGCTGGGTTATGGGAGTGCAGGGTATCTACCAACGGGGGACAAGACTCCCGCAAATTCAACCTCACTGTCAAAG AGCCACCATGCCCCATAACCCCTCCCAAGCTGCTGGAGAAGAGGAGCAAGCAGCTGGTGGTCATGCCTGTGGAGTCCTATAAAGGAGACGGACCCATTGACTCCACCAAGCTTCTTTACAAACCCATGAACAGCGGAGACTCCTGGTCCTCCATCATAG TGTACAGCAGAGAACCTATAACTCTGATGAATTTGAAGCCTTCTACACGCTACCACGTCCGTGTCCAGCTCACTCGTCCCGgcgagggaggggaggggactcTGGGACCCGAGGCCATCATGGAGACTGACTGTCCAG AGCCCACCCTTCGGCCGGAGATCGACTTCAGCTCGCTGGAGGGCCGCAACGCCACCGTGCGCTGGCTGTTGCCCAGCAACGCCGGCGGGGCCGTGGGCATGGCCAGCGGGTTCTTAGTGCAGCTCTTCGAGCCGTCCCCGTCGGGAGAGAAGCCGAAAGAGAAGACCACCCTGCTCAATGTGCTCTCCACCACGTTCCACAACCTGCAGTACCACAAAGACTACACCGTGGTTGTCCAGCTACTGAACTGCGGCAGTCAGGGCCCCCCATCTAAGCCGTATCACTTCCACATCaacagccagg GGCCGTCCTCCCCACGGAACGTCCAGGCCCTCACCCTGACGGTGTCGGCGGTGCAGGTCAGGTGGCAGACCCCCGAGGACCCAAACGGGGGCATTGTGAAGTACATCATAGAGTACCAGTCTGTGGGCCAGGGCAGCCCGCACCCCTGGGTCGACACGGATGACGGAAACAAGACAGCCAAAGATGTCACAGCGCTTAACAGCAGCACTGTCTACAAGTTCAGAGTACGGGGCTTCTCTAAGGTACCGGGAGAGTGGAGCCCGTTTGTCCAGGCCAGGACCCTGGGAGATG GTCCCCAGGACTTCACCCCGACCACCCTGGGCGTGGGTGGGCGTCCGGCCGGTGACGGGTACCAGCTGCTAGTGGCCGTGGTGGGGTCTGTCACGGTCACCTGCGTCACCATCCTGCTGGCCCTGTTGGCACTCTTCTGCATCCGCAAAACCATGCTGAAACGCAAACGGACCTTCACCTACCAGTCTGGAtcg GGGGAGGAGACCATCCTCCAGTTTAACTCGGGGACCCTGACCTTGACGAGGAGGCCGAAGCCAGCCACGGAGCCTCTCACGTACCCCATCCTGGAGTGGGAGGACATCAAGTTCGAGGATGTCATCGGAGAGGGCAACTTTGGCCAGGTCATTAAGGCCATGATCAAGAAGGACGGGTCCAAGATTAGCGCCGCTATCAAGATGCTGAAAG AGTTTGCCTCGGAGAACGACCACCGGGACTTTGCCGGAGAGCTGGGAGTTTTGTGTAAACTGGGCCAGCATCCCAATATCATCAACCTCATAGGAGCCTGTGAGAACCGGG GCTACCTCTACATTGCCATAGAGTATGCCCCTTACGGAAACCTACTGGACTTCCTGCGAAAGAGCCGTGTCCTAGAGACCGACCCGGCGTTTGCCAAGGAGCATGGCACAGCATCCACCCTGACATCGCAACAACTGTTGCAGTTTGCCGTCGACGTGGCAACCGGCATGCATTACCTTAGTGACAAACAG TTCATCCACAGAGACCTGGCAGCCAGGAACGTCTTAGTGGGAGACAACCTGGTGGCCAAGATAGCGGACTTCGGTCTGTCCCGAGGAGAGGAGGTCTACGTCAAAAAGACCATG GGGAGGCTGCCAGTTCGCTGGATGGCAATAGAGTCCCTGAACTACAGTGTGTACACCACCAAGAGTGACGT ATGGTCTTTCGGTGTACTTCTCTGGGAGATAGTAAGTTTAG gTGGTACTCCCTACTGTGGGATGACCTGTGCTGAGCTCTATGAGAAACTCCCTCAGGGCTACCGGATGGAGCAGCCCAGAAACTGTGATGATGAAGT atATGAGTTGATGAGGCAGTGTTGGAGAGACCGGCCGTATGAGAGACCTCCTTTCTCTCAGATCTCTGTACAGCTCAACAGGATGCAGGAGGCGAGGAAG GCCTACGTGAACATGGCACTCTTTGAGAACTTCACCTACGCTGGGATAGATGCCACGGCCGAGGAGGCCTGA
- the tie1 gene encoding tyrosine-protein kinase receptor Tie-1 isoform X5 — translation MDIFYLLCLIPVSGAVTDLTMIGNAEASSPQLFSISCLSGERDESEVDLDIKKDNSILILPSQSGYSVKRPKPKEVVANGFVKVLDQTGIFYCHASQKTNPPRQLDKVTLINNFAKSMFVPAHLTVTANKGDTVHLAMQVLSSQRRDVTWKYNGNYLYMTHSGDVFNSTAVLTLEDVASANEGIYSASFVGDSPINGAWMRLIVRGCGSKKWGVDCDKDCPECLNGGVCHHRDGDCICPPGFMGTRCETACREGMFGRNCQESCCSEMSCRGLRFCLADPYGCSCASGWSGNHCSSTCHRDTFGPDCRLSCQCKNGGVCNRFSGCQCPTGWRGQRCEKSDRAPQILDMASSLEWNLNSSPKILCSATGNPLPSHTSIELRKLDSTVLKATRTTMDSNKSTAQFEIPRLTAEHAGLWECRVSTNGGQDSRKFNLTVKEPPCPITPPKLLEKRSKQLVVMPVESYKGDGPIDSTKLLYKPMNSGDSWSSIIVYSREPITLMNLKPSTRYHVRVQLTRPGEGGEGTLGPEAIMETDCPGPSSPRNVQALTLTVSAVQVRWQTPEDPNGGIVKYIIEYQSVGQGSPHPWVDTDDGNKTAKDVTALNSSTVYKFRVRGFSKVPGEWSPFVQARTLGDGPQDFTPTTLGVGGRPAGDGYQLLVAVVGSVTVTCVTILLALLALFCIRKTMLKRKRTFTYQSGSGEETILQFNSGTLTLTRRPKPATEPLTYPILEWEDIKFEDVIGEGNFGQVIKAMIKKDGSKISAAIKMLKEFASENDHRDFAGELGVLCKLGQHPNIINLIGACENRGYLYIAIEYAPYGNLLDFLRKSRVLETDPAFAKEHGTASTLTSQQLLQFAVDVATGMHYLSDKQFIHRDLAARNVLVGDNLVAKIADFGLSRGEEVYVKKTMGRLPVRWMAIESLNYSVYTTKSDVWSFGVLLWEIVSLGGTPYCGMTCAELYEKLPQGYRMEQPRNCDDEVYELMRQCWRDRPYERPPFSQISVQLNRMQEARKAYVNMALFENFTYAGIDATAEEA, via the exons GTGCCGTGACAGACCTCACCATGATCGGCAATGCTGAGGCCTCCAGCCCTCAGCTCTTCTCTATCTCCTGCCTAAGTGGGGAGCGGGACGAGTCAGAGGTCGACCTGGACATCAAGAAGGACAACAGCATTCTAATCCTCCCTTCCCAGTCAGGCTACAGTGTCAAAAGGCCCAAACCCAAGGAGGTGGTGGCCAATGGGTTTGTGAAGGTGTTGGACCAAACAGGGATCTTCTACTGCCATGCTTCCCAGAAAACCAATCCACCTCGACAACTGGACAAAGTAACGCTAATCAACAACTTTGCCAAAA GTATGTTTGTCCCAGCCCACCTGACTGTGACTGCTAACAAAGGCGACACTGTTCACCTGGCCATGCAAGTCCTGAGCTCTCAGAGAAGAGATGTCACCTGGAAATACAATG GTAACTATTTGTACATGACCCACTCGGGTGATGTGTTCAACAGTACAGCGGTTCTGACTCTGGAGGACGTGGCTAGTGCCAACGAGGGAATATACAGCGCCAGTTTCGTGGGGGACAGTCCCATCAATGGAGCCTGGATGAGGTTGATCGTCAGAG GCTGTGGCAGTAAGAAGTGGGGTGTCGACTGTGACAAGGACTGCCCGGAGTGTCTTAATGGAGGGGTGTGTCACCACCGGGACGGGGACTGCATCTGTCCCCCGGGGTTCATGGGAACTCGCTGCGAGACAG CCTGCAGAGAGGGAATGTTTGGCCGTAACTGCCAGGAGTCGTGCTGCTCAGAGATGAGCTGTAGGGGCCTGAGGTTCTGCCTGGCTGACCCATACGGATGCTCCTGTGCTAGTGGCTGGTCCGGAAACCACTGCAGCAGCA CCTGTCACAGGGACACGTTTGGGCCCGACTGCAGGCTCAGCTGTCAGTGTAAGAACGGTGGAGTGTGTAACCGCTTCAGCGGGTGTCAGTGTCCCACGGGCTGGAGAGGACAACGCTGCGAAAAGTCAG ATCGTGCCCCCCAGATCTTGGACATGGCCAGTAGTCTGGAGTGGAACCTCAACTCGAGCCCCAAGATCCTCTGCTCCGCCACAGGCAACCCGTTGCCGAGCCACACCAGCATCGAGCTACGCAAACTGGACAGCACCGTGCTCAAG GCCACTCGAACCACCATGGACTCCAATAAGAGTACAGCCCAGTTTGAGATCCCCCGTCTGACCGCTGAGCATGCTGGGTTATGGGAGTGCAGGGTATCTACCAACGGGGGACAAGACTCCCGCAAATTCAACCTCACTGTCAAAG AGCCACCATGCCCCATAACCCCTCCCAAGCTGCTGGAGAAGAGGAGCAAGCAGCTGGTGGTCATGCCTGTGGAGTCCTATAAAGGAGACGGACCCATTGACTCCACCAAGCTTCTTTACAAACCCATGAACAGCGGAGACTCCTGGTCCTCCATCATAG TGTACAGCAGAGAACCTATAACTCTGATGAATTTGAAGCCTTCTACACGCTACCACGTCCGTGTCCAGCTCACTCGTCCCGgcgagggaggggaggggactcTGGGACCCGAGGCCATCATGGAGACTGACTGTCCAG GGCCGTCCTCCCCACGGAACGTCCAGGCCCTCACCCTGACGGTGTCGGCGGTGCAGGTCAGGTGGCAGACCCCCGAGGACCCAAACGGGGGCATTGTGAAGTACATCATAGAGTACCAGTCTGTGGGCCAGGGCAGCCCGCACCCCTGGGTCGACACGGATGACGGAAACAAGACAGCCAAAGATGTCACAGCGCTTAACAGCAGCACTGTCTACAAGTTCAGAGTACGGGGCTTCTCTAAGGTACCGGGAGAGTGGAGCCCGTTTGTCCAGGCCAGGACCCTGGGAGATG GTCCCCAGGACTTCACCCCGACCACCCTGGGCGTGGGTGGGCGTCCGGCCGGTGACGGGTACCAGCTGCTAGTGGCCGTGGTGGGGTCTGTCACGGTCACCTGCGTCACCATCCTGCTGGCCCTGTTGGCACTCTTCTGCATCCGCAAAACCATGCTGAAACGCAAACGGACCTTCACCTACCAGTCTGGAtcg GGGGAGGAGACCATCCTCCAGTTTAACTCGGGGACCCTGACCTTGACGAGGAGGCCGAAGCCAGCCACGGAGCCTCTCACGTACCCCATCCTGGAGTGGGAGGACATCAAGTTCGAGGATGTCATCGGAGAGGGCAACTTTGGCCAGGTCATTAAGGCCATGATCAAGAAGGACGGGTCCAAGATTAGCGCCGCTATCAAGATGCTGAAAG AGTTTGCCTCGGAGAACGACCACCGGGACTTTGCCGGAGAGCTGGGAGTTTTGTGTAAACTGGGCCAGCATCCCAATATCATCAACCTCATAGGAGCCTGTGAGAACCGGG GCTACCTCTACATTGCCATAGAGTATGCCCCTTACGGAAACCTACTGGACTTCCTGCGAAAGAGCCGTGTCCTAGAGACCGACCCGGCGTTTGCCAAGGAGCATGGCACAGCATCCACCCTGACATCGCAACAACTGTTGCAGTTTGCCGTCGACGTGGCAACCGGCATGCATTACCTTAGTGACAAACAG TTCATCCACAGAGACCTGGCAGCCAGGAACGTCTTAGTGGGAGACAACCTGGTGGCCAAGATAGCGGACTTCGGTCTGTCCCGAGGAGAGGAGGTCTACGTCAAAAAGACCATG GGGAGGCTGCCAGTTCGCTGGATGGCAATAGAGTCCCTGAACTACAGTGTGTACACCACCAAGAGTGACGT ATGGTCTTTCGGTGTACTTCTCTGGGAGATAGTAAGTTTAG gTGGTACTCCCTACTGTGGGATGACCTGTGCTGAGCTCTATGAGAAACTCCCTCAGGGCTACCGGATGGAGCAGCCCAGAAACTGTGATGATGAAGT atATGAGTTGATGAGGCAGTGTTGGAGAGACCGGCCGTATGAGAGACCTCCTTTCTCTCAGATCTCTGTACAGCTCAACAGGATGCAGGAGGCGAGGAAG GCCTACGTGAACATGGCACTCTTTGAGAACTTCACCTACGCTGGGATAGATGCCACGGCCGAGGAGGCCTGA